From the genome of Triticum aestivum cultivar Chinese Spring chromosome 3B, IWGSC CS RefSeq v2.1, whole genome shotgun sequence, one region includes:
- the LOC123068978 gene encoding protein argonaute 18, with the protein MASRGGRGGGRANPDAAQAGYGGRGGAGRGRGDGGGRGRGYYQGDGGGDGGGRGRGYYQGDGGGDGGGRGRGYYQGDGGGDGGGRGRGYYQGDGGGGRGYYQGGGDGGGRGRGYYQGEGDDRGYYQGGGDGGGGGRGRGYQGGGDGGGRGRGRGYQGGGDGGGRGRGYEGPGDGGRGRGRGYQQGGNDYGGGRGGNNYGGGRGGNNYGGRGGRGGGQNQPDPLALQVAGPPLSERYHTEAAQLREKFQAMDISRAEPMFPGRPGFGRNGQVCLVRANHFFVGLVDKGLHQYDVTMSPEPTMTGVFRAVMCTLVKDHQSTTLGGRLPAYDGRKSLYTAGELPFKTKEFEVTLADKNPGPPGQRRERKFKVTIKHATLVSLQQLQMLMSGIPTDIPAQALQVLDIVLRDIVLNERDDMGFVPVGRSFFSRTIKDPIQLGQGIEGWNGFYQSIRPTQSGLSLNIDMSSTAFVGGGSLIDFIAEILNRKDHLSRGIQNELDYVKIKKALRGLRVEVTHRGQMRRKYRIAGLTKDSARELRFQLSTGETKTVRDYFRETYKLQLRYDFLRCLQVGTEQKPNYLPIEVCNIVPGQRYQKKLDDGQVSKMMSIACQHPAGRETSIRKSVLENKYNSAKRANEFGIEVDSNPTSVQARVLPAPMLRYHGTASCHPENGAWNMRGKKVVNGAKVGIWACVNFCNELTEDQVRIFCGKLSVMSSTTGVNFNGAKLKIFHARSDQVEAKLREVRQQAGNMKIDLVLAILPNKNGSLYGDIKRICETDIGLMSQCCLLKNVEKSSPQFLANVALKINAKCGGRNSVFSDIQVSLPVVWKKPTIIFGADVTHPSALDDTAPSIASVVASQDWPEVTKYHGDVHAQGHRVELIEGLEGIVKKLLLSFEKQSKQKPQQLIFYRDGVSEGQFRKVLEDEIPLIEKAWKALYSQKPAITFIVVQKRHHTRLFPSDGKYQDNSGNVMPGTVVDRQICHPTEFDFFLCSHAGIKGTSRPAHYHVLRDDNNFSADDLQSLTNNLCYTYASCTRSVSTAPPAYYAHKLAFRARFYLGQVPDMASEISAGSAPPPLMLPEIKDELKSHMFYC; encoded by the exons ATGGCGAGCCgagggggccgcggcggcggccgggcgaATCCAGATGCTGCTCAGGCCGGGTATGGAGGCCGCGGCGGCGCTGGTCGTGGGCGCGGTGATGGTGGTGGCCGTGGCCGCGGGTACTACCAAGGAGATGGGGGCGGTGATGGTGGTGGCCGTGGCCGCGGGTACTACCAAGGAGATGGGGGCGGTGATGGTGGTGGCCGTGGCCGTGGTTACTACCAAGGAGATGGTGGCGGTGATggcggtggccgtggccgtggTTACTACCAAGGAGATGGTGGCGGTGGTCGTGGGTACTACCAGGGTGGCGGTGATGGCGGCGGGAGAGGGCGTGGGTACTACCAGGGAGAGGGCGATGACCGTGGGTACTACCAGGGaggcggtgatggcggcggcggcggaagagggCGTGGGTaccaaggcggcggcgacggcggtggccgcggccgaggaCGCGGCTACcaaggcggcggcgatggtggaggCCGCGGCCGTGGCTACGAAGGGCCTGGCGATGGCGGACGCGGCCGAGGCCGTGGCTATCAGCAGGGCGGCAACGACTACGGCGGCGGCCGTGGTGGCAACAACTACGGCGGTGGCCGTGGCGGCAACAACTACGGCGGccgcggcggcagaggaggaggccaGAACCAGCCCGACCCCCTCGCTCTCCAAGTCGCGGGGCCTCCCCTCTCCGAGCGCTACCACACAGAGGCGGCCCAGCTCCGGGAGAAGTTCCAGGCGATGGACATCAGCCGTGCCGAGCCGATGTTCCCGGGGCGCCCCGGGTTTGGCAGAAACGGGCAGGTGTGCCTGGTGAGGGCCAACCACTTCTTCGTCGGCCTCGTGGACAAGGGCCTGCACCAATACGAC GTGACCATGTCGCCGGAGCCGACCATGACGGGCGTTTTCCGAGCTGTCATGTGCACTCTTGTGAAGGACCACCAGAGTACCACTCTCGGTGGTCGCCTCCCAGCTTACGACGGCCGCAAGAGCCTGTACACCGCCGGCGAGCTGCCCTTTAAAACCAAGGAGTTCGAGGTCACCTTGGCTGACAAAAACCCAGGTCCACCTGGGCAAAG GAGGGAGAGGAAGTTCAAGGTGACCATCAAGCACGCCACCCTGGTCAGCCTGCAGCAGCTGCAGATGCTCATGTCCGGGATCCCCACGGACATACCGGCGCAGGCGCTGCAGGTGCTCGACATTGTGTTGCGTGACATCGTGCTCAACGAACGGGACGACATGGG ATTCGTCCCGGTAGGCCGGTCTTTCTTCTCGCGGACCATCAAGGATCCCATCCAGTTAGGCCAGGGCATCGAAGGATGGAATGGGTTCTACCAGAGCATCAGACCTACCCAAAGTGGATTGTCCCTCAACATTG ACATGTCTTCGACTGCTTTTGTTGGAGGTGGGTCCCTGATTGATTTCATCGCGGAGATTCTTAACAGGAAAGATCATCTCTCTCGCGGCATTCAAAATGAACTTGATTATGTGAAG ATTAAGAAGGCCCTCAGGGGTTTGAGGGTTGAGGTCACCCACCGAGGCCAGATGCGCAGGAAATACCGCATCGCTGGCTTGACAAAGGATTCTGCCAGAGAATTGAGGTTCCAATTATCAACCGGCGAAACCAAGACTGTGAGGGACTACTTTCGAGAAACCTACAAGCTGCAGCTGCGTTACGATTTTCTCCGATGCCTGCAAGTTGGAACGGAGCAGAAACCCAACTATCTTCCAATAGAG GTCTGCAATATAGTTCCCGGACAGCGGTACCAAAAGAAGCTGGATGACGGCCAGGTTTCTAAAATGATGTCTATAGCCTGCCAGCATCCAGCTGGGCGTGAGACCTCCATTCGCAAG TCTGTTCTGGAGAACAAATATAACAGCGCCAAACGTGCAAATGAGTTTGGTATAGAAGTTGACAGCAACCCAACTTCTGTTCAGGCTAGAGTTCTGCCTGCTCCAATG CTGAGGTACCATGGTACTGCGTCTTGCCACCCAGAAAATGGGGCGTGGAACATGAGAGGCAAG AAAGTCGTAAATGGTGCCAAGGTTGGTATTTGGGCATGTGTAAACTTTTGCAATGAATTGACTGAGGATCAAGTTCGTATCTTCTGCGGCAAACTGAGTGTAATGTCCTCCACAACTGGAGTG AACTTCAACGGTGCAAAGCTTAAGATATTCCATGCTCGTTCAGATCAAGTTGAAGCCAAACTCCGTGAAGTACGTCAGCAAGCGGGGAATATGAAGATTGACCTCGTACTTGCTATACtgccaaataaaaatggcagcctGTATG GTGATATTAAAAGGATCTGTGAAACAGACATTGGTCTGATGTCGCAGTGTTGTCTACTTAAAAATGTCGAGAAATCAAGTCCTCAGTTTCTTGCGAATGTTGCTCTTAAGATCAATGCCAAG TGTGGGGGGAGGAATTCGGTATTTTCTGATATACAAGTAAGCTTACCAGTTGTTTGGAAAAAGCCAACGATTATCTTCGGTGCAGATGTTACTCATCCTAGTGCTCTAGATGATACTGCCCCATCCATTGCTTCT GTTGTTGCCTCCCAAGACTGGCCTGAGGTGACCAAGTATCATGGTGATGTTCATGCACAAGGTCACCGCGTAGAGCTCATTGAAGGCCTCGAGGGCATTGTTAA gAAGCTGCTACTTTCGTTTGAAAAGCAATCCAAACAGAAGCCGCAGCAGCTGATATTCTATAG GGATGGCGTAAGTGAGGGTCAGTTCAGAAAGGTTCTGGAGGATGAGATCCCGTTGATAGAAAAG GCATGGAAGGCTTTATACAGTCAGAAGCCGGCAATTACCTTCATAGTGGTGCAGAAGAGGCACCATACAAGACTGTTCCCAAGTGATGGCAAATATCAGGACAACAGTGGAAATGTTATGCCAG GCACAGTTGTTGATAGGCAGATCTGCCACCCAACAGAGTTTGATTTCTTCCTCTGTAGCCATGCTGGGATCAAG GGAACAAGCCGCCCTGCACATTACCACGTGCTGCGAGATGACAACAACTTCAGTGCGGATGACCTGCAGTCTCTTACAAACAACCTGTGCTACAC GTATGCAAGCTGCACTCGCTCGGTGTCGACTG CTCCTCCTGCATACTACGCTCATAAACTTGCGTTCCGTGCGCGATTCTACCTAGGCCAAGTCCCAGACATGGCGTCGGAGATAAGCGCCGGCAGTGCACCTCCTCCATTGATGCTTCCTGAGATAAAAGATGAGCTCAAAAGCCACATGTTCTACTGCTAG